A part of Myxococcales bacterium genomic DNA contains:
- a CDS encoding erythromycin esterase family protein, producing MIALGEAHHTSGGFYQAKSALIKYLILKKNFRAVAFESNWISAQSINDYILGKTNDAKTALLTGGYRVWFDESILQLIIWIRNYNDSHPNEKVVFFGFDMQDPASAESYLNTNSNLLKKAAEITVSSYQKRKKCWETQITADNSEPEICMTIRDEAMADIFMFLKTIYAPNKKTIIWAANGHIQKHGDIFKPMGYFLSKKLGLSYASVLLVASRYDTYQNWVNPVAAQLEAPKESLEEWAETFGYDSLFIDMKKLNPALFGMSEEQFVAHGPLNYVDGAIYLKTSEAMTLVD from the coding sequence GTGATAGCTTTGGGTGAGGCTCATCATACCTCAGGCGGCTTTTATCAGGCCAAGAGTGCTTTAATAAAATATTTAATATTAAAAAAGAACTTTAGAGCTGTTGCTTTCGAATCTAATTGGATTAGTGCACAATCCATTAATGACTATATTTTAGGAAAAACTAACGATGCAAAAACTGCGCTTTTGACTGGCGGTTACCGCGTTTGGTTTGACGAGAGCATTTTACAGCTAATAATTTGGATTCGTAATTACAATGATAGTCATCCTAATGAAAAAGTTGTTTTCTTCGGCTTTGATATGCAAGATCCTGCAAGCGCTGAAAGCTACCTAAATACTAACAGTAACTTACTCAAAAAAGCTGCTGAAATAACTGTTTCTTCTTACCAGAAAAGAAAAAAATGCTGGGAAACTCAAATTACAGCAGATAATTCTGAACCAGAAATATGTATGACTATTCGCGATGAAGCTATGGCTGATATTTTCATGTTTTTAAAAACTATTTATGCGCCCAATAAAAAAACTATTATTTGGGCGGCCAATGGTCATATTCAAAAGCATGGAGATATCTTTAAACCAATGGGTTATTTTTTGTCTAAAAAATTGGGTTTAAGCTATGCTTCAGTATTATTAGTTGCCTCACGTTACGACACTTACCAAAACTGGGTCAATCCCGTTGCGGCTCAATTAGAAGCCCCTAAAGAATCGTTAGAAGAATGGGCTGAAACTTTTGGCTATGATTCTTTATTTATCGATATGAAAAAACTAAATCCCGCATTGTTTGGCATGAGTGAAGAACAATTTGTTGCTCATGGACCATTAAACTATGTTGATGGAGCTATTTATCTTAAAACATCCGAAGCTATGACTCTAGTTGATTAA
- a CDS encoding RWP-RK domain-containing protein, which yields MANKFIGIALFVFFTCNLVSAQDGGDNSTNDNETKRKVPDGYDECHCTLKQLQDLFHLPLKDAARVLDVCETALKKEARKHEINKWPYRKIRSVDIQIVYYFSKFKEITSSYEKLKHLTYITKLQIIKTVIKENPNVVYQNIMPKSELQSFSKKMSNNLASFKEFASNLEHNNTVEIDLTDLDPGYVRRHLDQFKLEITEWMNKNNITIAQNTQRGIIIQESHNNISDSQNAPSGILIEESNSEVQAGNEILCDKAEEDESVCANLLVDLSSIIEGNTSQADIDDKDNKMEKDPNFKMDLSYILNFAT from the coding sequence GTGGCAAATAAATTTATCGGCATAGCCCTGTTTGTATTTTTTACTTGTAATCTGGTGTCAGCGCAAGACGGGGGTGATAACTCCACCAACGACAATGAGACCAAAAGAAAGGTTCCAGATGGCTACGATGAATGCCATTGTACTCTTAAGCAATTACAAGACCTTTTTCATTTACCCTTGAAAGATGCGGCAAGAGTACTAGATGTTTGCGAGACAGCCTTAAAGAAAGAGGCTCGCAAACACGAAATTAATAAATGGCCATACCGAAAAATACGAAGCGTAGACATACAGATCGTCTACTATTTTTCCAAGTTTAAGGAAATCACATCATCTTACGAGAAATTAAAACATTTGACCTATATTACCAAACTTCAAATAATAAAAACTGTCATTAAGGAGAATCCAAATGTGGTATATCAAAATATCATGCCCAAGAGTGAACTCCAATCCTTCTCAAAAAAAATGAGTAACAATCTAGCAAGTTTTAAAGAGTTCGCCTCAAACCTCGAGCATAATAATACAGTAGAAATTGATTTAACCGATCTAGACCCTGGTTATGTTCGCAGACACCTTGATCAATTCAAACTCGAAATTACAGAGTGGATGAATAAAAACAACATTACAATTGCCCAAAACACTCAACGTGGCATCATCATTCAGGAATCACATAACAACATTTCGGATTCTCAAAACGCCCCAAGCGGTATACTCATTGAGGAATCAAATAGTGAAGTACAAGCCGGCAACGAAATCTTGTGCGACAAAGCAGAAGAAGATGAGTCTGTGTGTGCAAATTTGCTTGTAGATTTGTCTTCAATCATCGAAGGCAATACGAGTCAAGCTGATATAGATGACAAGGACAACAAAATGGAAAAAGACCCAAATTTCAAGATGGACCTTAGCTATATCCTCAACTTTGCCACCTAG
- a CDS encoding DUF4215 domain-containing protein — translation MDIDPQTQIVYAAYKEDNSSNYLATVDLSTGVVSYASNSPVDAGQRLDGIAVNRLAQLCTCSFCGNGINESGEECDDGNSISEDGCSNTCRIEYCGDGIIQTSRGEECDDGNYSNDGNGCDAQCQRNNVCGNGIVEDAAEACDDSGSGTTCTADCMFPLWESSMGQQLVVGDDYPFSKPLPGFLFRLQGGSAYQNVFINPNGNVTFNDGDPDYTPSLPEFLNGNPRLGTLWADLSPQNGGGVYFNTIGNRVIITWLNAPEYPNIGSNTFQLQFNGFGHVLFSYQGVTLSAALIGITPGNGANDPGETDFSVQIPSFPSSYSTGTSPTIYENFLGNGSTEDFDLANQSTYFVPHQNDDGWGVSMY, via the coding sequence ATGGATATAGATCCACAGACTCAAATTGTTTATGCGGCATACAAAGAAGACAATAGCTCGAATTATCTTGCCACCGTAGACCTCTCTACAGGTGTTGTCTCCTACGCCTCTAACTCCCCTGTTGATGCAGGACAAAGGCTTGATGGGATTGCCGTTAATCGCCTCGCCCAACTCTGCACATGTTCGTTTTGCGGCAACGGAATAAATGAAAGCGGTGAAGAATGCGATGATGGAAACTCAATATCTGAAGATGGCTGCTCCAATACCTGCCGAATCGAATACTGCGGCGACGGTATCATCCAAACAAGCCGTGGTGAAGAATGTGACGATGGCAATTATAGCAACGACGGCAATGGTTGCGATGCACAATGCCAAAGAAATAATGTCTGCGGCAATGGAATCGTAGAAGACGCTGCGGAGGCTTGTGATGATTCTGGATCGGGAACCACATGCACTGCCGATTGCATGTTTCCCCTTTGGGAATCAAGCATGGGACAGCAGTTGGTGGTAGGTGATGATTACCCATTCTCGAAGCCTCTTCCAGGCTTCCTCTTTAGATTGCAAGGAGGAAGTGCTTATCAGAATGTCTTCATTAACCCGAATGGTAACGTAACTTTTAATGATGGCGACCCTGACTATACCCCTTCGCTTCCTGAATTTCTCAACGGCAATCCAAGACTCGGTACCCTGTGGGCCGATCTCAGCCCACAAAATGGCGGTGGTGTGTATTTCAACACCATCGGCAACCGGGTCATTATCACTTGGCTCAACGCTCCCGAATATCCTAATATAGGAAGCAACACCTTCCAACTTCAATTCAACGGATTTGGCCACGTGCTCTTTAGCTACCAAGGTGTTACTCTGAGTGCAGCTCTCATAGGAATCACACCAGGAAATGGCGCAAACGATCCTGGTGAAACCGATTTTAGTGTTCAAATCCCTTCCTTTCCTTCGAGCTATTCTACCGGTACTTCCCCAACCATCTATGAAAACTTTTTGGGAAATGGCAGCACCGAGGATTTTGATCTCGCCAATCAATCCACCTACTTTGTGCCTCACCAAAATGATGATGGATGGGGTGTTTCGATGTATTAG